The Marivirga tractuosa DSM 4126 genome contains the following window.
GCGCCTATCATTAATTCTTTTCTAGCCCATAAATTTTGTTCGGCTTTGCCGGCATCGGTATCGATTATTTGATGAACATTTCCGTTTTCGTAATGATGATTATAAGAGCCATCTTCTTCGAATTCCGTAAATATCCTCCATGCGGAAGTTGAGATCTCATTAATTGTATTTTCAATATAGTAGCTACCTTTGGTGGGGTCAACTACTTTATCTAAATGAGATTCCTCTTTTAGTATATTGGAAACATTTAAAGCAATTCTTTGAAAGGTTTTACTTGTTAGCTTACCAGCAGCTTCATCATGTGGCTGTACCCATAAACTATTGCATCCACCTAAAACAGCAGCCATGGCTTCATTGGTATTACGCAATAGGTTTACATTGAAATCAAGGGCTGATTTAGTTCTGATGCTTGTATTGCAATGAATAAATAGATCGTCTGGATTAGTCTTGCTGTCGTAAGCTTCTGCAATTTTCAACAGATTGAATTTTAGTGCTTTTAGCTTAGCAATTTCAAAAAAGAAATGGCTTCCTACTGCAACTGAAAAAACCGTGGATTTCAGAATTTGGTTAAGCTCCAGTTTTAAATCTGTTAATTTATCAAAAAACTCAACAGCTTTTGAAAGCAATAAAGCTGATTCATGGGTGATATTGGCACCTGAATTATGAAATAGATTGCTACTGATACATAAAGGTTTGAAATCAGGATAATCATCTGCATGTCGGATTAATTCAGCTATACTTTCAAAATCATGATCATTTATCCCAATAATGCCTGCATCCCTACATTCAATTATATCACAATGATAAAAGCCGCTTATTTTATGACTATCAATACCGTGGGCACTAATGAAATTTAAATATTGGGATATTAAAGAATAGAAAGGTTCGCTGGATTCAAATGAAATCATGCAGTATTCAGGCTGAATATCATTTAATAGTGTCTCCAGATTTATATCTGCTTTATCAATTACAAAAATGATTCCTTCAGCAC
Protein-coding sequences here:
- a CDS encoding methylmalonyl-CoA mutase family protein is translated as MSETKLFNDFEKSSAIDWKNQIIKELKDKPFENLISKTPEGISIKPFYHKDTAEHSEMNIQNPIQKMNEALPPRYWANQAKVVVDSEKGANQSALEALNGGAEGIIFVIDKADINLETLLNDIQPEYCMISFESSEPFYSLISQYLNFISAHGIDSHKISGFYHCDIIECRDAGIIGINDHDFESIAELIRHADDYPDFKPLCISSNLFHNSGANITHESALLLSKAVEFFDKLTDLKLELNQILKSTVFSVAVGSHFFFEIAKLKALKFNLLKIAEAYDSKTNPDDLFIHCNTSIRTKSALDFNVNLLRNTNEAMAAVLGGCNSLWVQPHDEAAGKLTSKTFQRIALNVSNILKEESHLDKVVDPTKGSYYIENTINEISTSAWRIFTEFEEDGSYNHHYENGNVHQIIDTDAGKAEQNLWARKELMIGANTYQLIGEKISAYLDTEESGKSLESKRLTATIEHMRYRVEKLVEEKGEEARPLAQIILLGTDPVSKAKSDFAYSFLGIAGIGISSEEFTDKLEENIKLDKNAAITVLCYAETPENLEKYIAKHKGILLIAGQEPNEAELQKAGLYGCINRKVDTKRFLDRLLKDLGIELL